A genomic segment from Pseudomonas mendocina encodes:
- a CDS encoding OprD family porin, with the protein MKLHYPLATALLLGGGLPALAQADFIADSKASVELRNFYFNRDFRQSGARDKAEEWAQGFLLRMESGYTEGTVGFGIDALGMLGLKLDSGDGTAGSGLLPADGSGGSQDEYSKLALTGKVKLSNSTLKIGALHFRSPIVSANDSRLLPQTFQGALLNVQEIDNLTLQGGKINRIKANSSTDYTEMTGNRIGGSSDSFVFGGGEYKITPQLTAGLHYGTLEDIYQQYYGTLLHVLPLDDGQSFKSDLRYSQSREDGNFRDLDNKAFGAMFTYSLGGHAFGAGYQRMSGDDPFPYIASSDPFLVNFVQINDFANIQERSWQVRYDYNFASIGIPGLTFMTRYISGDNVEVAGRSSEGKEWERNTDIAYVVQNGPLKNLGLKWRNATVRSNFANDLDENRLILSYTLPLW; encoded by the coding sequence ATGAAACTCCATTACCCATTAGCCACCGCACTGCTGCTCGGCGGCGGTCTGCCGGCACTTGCACAGGCCGACTTCATCGCTGACAGCAAGGCCAGCGTCGAGCTGCGCAATTTCTATTTCAATCGTGATTTCCGCCAGAGCGGTGCCCGTGACAAGGCCGAGGAATGGGCGCAGGGTTTTCTGCTGCGCATGGAGTCGGGCTACACCGAAGGCACCGTCGGTTTCGGCATCGATGCATTGGGGATGCTCGGCCTGAAACTCGATTCCGGCGACGGCACCGCTGGCAGTGGCCTGCTGCCGGCCGATGGTTCCGGCGGTTCGCAGGATGAGTATTCCAAGCTCGCGTTGACCGGCAAGGTGAAGCTGTCCAACAGCACGCTGAAAATCGGCGCCCTGCACTTTCGCAGCCCGATCGTCTCGGCCAACGACTCGCGCCTGCTGCCGCAGACCTTCCAGGGCGCGTTGCTCAACGTTCAGGAGATCGACAACCTGACCCTGCAGGGTGGCAAGATCAACCGCATCAAGGCCAACAGCTCCACCGACTACACCGAGATGACCGGCAACCGTATTGGCGGTAGCAGCGATTCCTTCGTATTCGGAGGCGGCGAGTACAAGATCACTCCGCAGCTTACCGCCGGCCTGCATTACGGCACCCTCGAGGACATCTACCAGCAGTACTACGGCACCCTTTTGCACGTGCTGCCGCTGGACGATGGCCAGTCGTTCAAGAGCGACCTGCGCTACTCGCAAAGCCGCGAGGACGGCAACTTCCGCGACCTCGACAACAAGGCCTTCGGCGCCATGTTCACCTACAGCCTGGGCGGTCATGCCTTCGGCGCAGGCTACCAGCGCATGAGCGGTGACGATCCCTTCCCGTACATCGCCAGCAGCGACCCGTTCCTGGTCAACTTCGTGCAGATCAACGACTTCGCCAACATCCAGGAACGCTCCTGGCAAGTGCGCTACGACTACAACTTCGCCAGCATCGGCATACCCGGCCTGACCTTCATGACCCGCTACATCTCCGGTGACAACGTCGAAGTCGCCGGTCGCAGCAGTGAAGGCAAGGAATGGGAGCGCAATACCGATATCGCTTACGTGGTGCAGAACGGTCCGCTGAAGAATCTGGGACTGAAATGGCGTAACGCCACCGTTCGCTCCAATTTCGCCAACGATCTCGACGAAAACCGTCTGATTCTCAGCTATACCCTGCCGCTTTGGTAA
- a CDS encoding methyl-accepting chemotaxis protein, producing MSFLLSWQQKFRALIALTLISLMLMAAASLWASHSVSSALQARERAAAYASASTELMNHWWRQNALRQQITPDLQQAFNEGLGDLQELVGQLLTQAQALEDDATVQHAQQIQTVLLEELAQQRQWLNLNQALGLTPFEGQRKALSEKGKALEAISFDLIKPFIAGSLSSQRDYLSTFDPAFAQMTLTAIGKLQEQITDLEWQDTPIGKNVQGYAQAFADANGSIERINATNQRLRQLGEQLQTRIDEQAQALQSGLLLRRTQEAEQARLSALWMMGLSFLAVAALLCFTLLQASRTLVSRLRNVIQLLSQVASGDLTGKLPVGSNPNDEFNQLADAANRMIQGIGGIVAEVVRANGELGRLHNHLGDAMRQLGDNSTQVEMQTEQAASASHQISATLNDMAQRTAEVGSATTSAYDAARNGGEVIAASVDSMSRLAQLIQDTHSQVDALGQSSARVNGIVDVINSLADQTNLLALNAAIEAARAGEAGRGFSVVADEVRSLAQKTVAATTDISAIVGEFQQQTRHMHQLMSNGLNLAADSERHAAQVADAITSITSAMERLTGEMNQVVVAIEEVSTTTEDIADKMETIHVHTGQSKDLRHTLGDHTEGLSSQVDALGRSASQFRLA from the coding sequence GTGAGCTTTTTACTGTCCTGGCAACAAAAATTCCGCGCCCTTATCGCGCTCACCCTGATCAGCCTGATGCTTATGGCGGCCGCCTCTCTGTGGGCCAGCCATAGTGTCAGCAGTGCATTGCAGGCAAGGGAGCGGGCAGCAGCCTATGCCAGCGCCAGTACAGAACTGATGAACCACTGGTGGCGGCAGAACGCATTACGCCAGCAGATAACCCCCGACCTGCAGCAAGCGTTCAATGAAGGCCTCGGTGACCTGCAAGAACTCGTCGGACAACTGTTAACGCAAGCACAAGCGCTGGAAGATGACGCCACCGTGCAGCATGCCCAACAGATTCAAACCGTGCTGCTAGAGGAACTGGCCCAGCAACGCCAGTGGCTGAACCTCAACCAGGCGCTGGGGCTGACGCCCTTCGAAGGCCAGCGCAAAGCGCTGAGCGAGAAAGGCAAGGCCCTGGAAGCGATCAGTTTCGACTTGATCAAACCCTTCATCGCCGGTTCCCTGAGCAGTCAGCGTGACTATCTTTCGACCTTCGATCCGGCGTTCGCCCAGATGACCCTGACGGCTATCGGCAAGCTACAGGAGCAGATTACAGACCTGGAATGGCAGGACACGCCGATCGGCAAGAACGTACAGGGCTACGCCCAGGCCTTCGCCGATGCCAATGGCAGCATCGAACGCATCAACGCGACCAATCAACGTCTGCGCCAACTCGGCGAACAACTGCAGACGCGCATCGATGAGCAGGCACAGGCCCTGCAAAGCGGCCTGTTGCTGCGCCGCACGCAGGAAGCTGAACAGGCGCGCCTCTCGGCACTGTGGATGATGGGGCTGAGCTTCCTCGCCGTCGCCGCCCTGCTCTGCTTCACCCTGCTGCAGGCTTCGCGCACCCTAGTCTCTCGGCTGCGTAACGTCATTCAGTTGCTCAGCCAGGTTGCCTCCGGCGATCTCACTGGCAAGTTGCCGGTGGGCAGCAACCCAAACGACGAATTCAACCAGCTGGCCGATGCTGCCAATCGCATGATCCAGGGCATCGGCGGCATCGTTGCCGAAGTGGTACGTGCCAACGGCGAGCTGGGCCGCCTGCACAACCACCTGGGCGACGCCATGCGCCAGTTGGGCGACAACAGCACCCAGGTGGAAATGCAGACCGAGCAGGCCGCCTCGGCCTCGCACCAGATCAGCGCCACCCTCAACGACATGGCGCAACGTACCGCCGAAGTCGGCAGCGCCACCACCAGCGCCTACGATGCCGCGCGCAACGGTGGCGAGGTGATCGCCGCCAGCGTCGACAGCATGAGTCGCCTGGCGCAGCTGATTCAGGACACCCATAGCCAGGTCGACGCCCTCGGCCAGAGCAGCGCACGGGTCAATGGCATCGTCGACGTGATCAACAGCCTCGCCGATCAGACCAACCTGCTCGCGCTCAACGCGGCCATCGAGGCTGCCCGTGCCGGCGAGGCCGGTCGAGGCTTCTCGGTGGTCGCCGATGAGGTGCGCTCCCTGGCGCAGAAGACCGTCGCGGCGACCACCGATATCAGTGCCATCGTCGGTGAGTTCCAGCAGCAGACCCGACACATGCACCAATTGATGAGCAACGGTCTGAACCTGGCCGCCGACAGCGAGCGGCATGCCGCTCAGGTGGCCGATGCGATCACCTCCATCACCTCGGCGATGGAGCGACTGACAGGCGAAATGAACCAGGTCGTGGTGGCCATCGAGGAGGTCTCGACCACCACCGAGGACATCGCCGACAAGATGGAAACCATCCACGTGCATACCGGGCAAAGCAAGGATCTTCGCCATACCCTGGGTGATCACACCGAGGGGCTGTCATCGCAGGTCGATGCTTTGGGGCGCAGCGCCAGTCAGTTCCGCCTGGCCTGA
- a CDS encoding TRAP transporter substrate-binding protein, whose product MALPVCGSERWSMSVEQPAGNFISRVAVEFARNVRQATNGQLNIRVHPNSTLYRRPEVKAAVTRGDIQLGDVFMSALGNEDPIFELDSLPFLATDYEQARKLWTVSREAVERRLLADGVRLVYAVPWPAQSLFSNRPLRTVEDVRDLRFRSYNPTISRLAHLLHARPTTINTEEVPQAFREGLVDIMLTSSTTGMDLRAWDFVSHFYDVRAFIPKNIVIVNERAFQRLPEAQRRALLHAGERAERAGWELSWALTGYQTRMLARRGMTVVQDIDPQLRRELTEVGQQITEEWLARAGEEHAQIIEAYLDEPPR is encoded by the coding sequence ATGGCTTTACCCGTTTGCGGCAGCGAACGCTGGTCGATGTCGGTGGAGCAGCCAGCCGGTAATTTCATCAGCCGCGTGGCGGTGGAGTTTGCCAGGAATGTTCGCCAGGCCACCAACGGCCAACTGAATATTCGCGTTCATCCCAACTCCACGCTGTACCGCCGCCCTGAGGTGAAGGCAGCGGTGACCCGTGGTGATATTCAGCTTGGCGACGTGTTCATGTCTGCGCTGGGCAATGAGGATCCGATCTTCGAGTTGGACAGCTTGCCGTTTCTTGCCACCGACTACGAGCAGGCACGCAAACTCTGGACGGTAAGCCGTGAGGCGGTGGAGCGGCGTCTGCTGGCCGATGGCGTGCGCCTGGTTTACGCCGTGCCATGGCCGGCACAGAGCCTGTTCAGCAATCGCCCGCTGCGGACTGTGGAGGATGTTCGTGACCTGCGTTTTCGCAGCTACAACCCAACCATCTCGCGCCTGGCCCATCTGCTCCATGCCCGTCCGACGACCATCAACACCGAGGAAGTACCGCAGGCGTTTCGCGAAGGTCTGGTGGATATCATGCTCACCTCCAGCACCACCGGCATGGACCTGCGTGCCTGGGATTTCGTCTCGCATTTCTACGACGTGCGCGCCTTCATTCCGAAGAACATCGTCATCGTCAACGAGCGTGCCTTCCAGCGTCTACCAGAGGCCCAGCGTCGTGCGTTGCTGCATGCCGGTGAGCGTGCCGAGCGGGCAGGGTGGGAATTGTCCTGGGCATTGACCGGCTATCAGACGAGGATGCTCGCCAGGCGCGGCATGACCGTGGTGCAAGACATCGACCCGCAACTGCGTCGGGAGCTGACTGAGGTTGGGCAGCAGATCACCGAGGAATGGCTGGCGCGTGCAGGTGAGGAGCATGCGCAGATCATCGAGGCTTATCTCGATGAGCCGCCACGCTAG
- a CDS encoding 5-oxoprolinase subunit PxpA — protein MNSLLLNCDIGESFGAWTMGLDAEVMPYIDCANIACGFHASDPSVMRKTVALAVAHDVRIGAHTAYQDLVGFGRRSMDCTPQEVEDLMLYQIGALEGLCRSQGAHVSYVKPHGALYQDMMRKPATLRAVMSAVAKYNRHLPLMLMCTRDNSAAQALGDEFSLTLWFEAFADRAYDAAGFLVSRSLPGAVHHDSEVIVNQAVTLARGEALQTSDGSALYLNAQTLCVHGDNASSVAAVQRIRQAFDGLTQA, from the coding sequence TTGAACAGCCTGCTTTTGAATTGCGACATCGGTGAAAGCTTCGGCGCCTGGACCATGGGCCTGGACGCCGAAGTCATGCCCTATATCGACTGCGCCAACATCGCCTGCGGCTTCCACGCCTCGGACCCCAGCGTGATGCGCAAGACCGTGGCCCTGGCCGTGGCCCACGACGTACGTATCGGTGCGCACACGGCCTATCAGGACCTGGTCGGTTTCGGTCGCCGCTCGATGGACTGCACACCGCAGGAGGTCGAAGACCTGATGCTCTACCAGATCGGCGCGCTGGAAGGCCTCTGTCGCAGCCAGGGCGCCCACGTCAGCTACGTCAAACCGCACGGCGCGCTGTATCAGGACATGATGCGCAAGCCCGCCACCCTGCGTGCGGTGATGAGTGCAGTCGCGAAGTACAATCGCCACCTGCCGCTGATGCTGATGTGCACCCGCGACAACAGCGCGGCGCAGGCGCTGGGCGACGAATTCAGCCTTACCCTGTGGTTCGAGGCGTTCGCCGACCGCGCCTATGATGCCGCCGGCTTCCTGGTCAGCCGCAGCCTGCCGGGCGCCGTGCATCACGACAGCGAAGTGATCGTCAATCAGGCGGTCACACTGGCACGTGGCGAGGCGCTGCAGACCAGCGACGGCAGCGCGCTGTATCTGAACGCGCAGACCTTGTGCGTGCATGGCGACAACGCCAGTTCGGTGGCTGCCGTGCAACGTATCCGGCAGGCCTTCGACGGCCTGACACAGGCATGA
- a CDS encoding 5-oxoprolinase subunit B family protein yields the protein MKSPNARLEVAGIDSLILRLFDHIDEANMPWMLAARTRLQEAFGSALLDLVPSYTTLLLHYDLCQLDSHQARTKVAEALDGLQPADLHGGREHQLPTWYDRSVGPELQLLARRSGLSEAEVIARHSGHAYQVFALGFAPGFAFMGLVEEILAAPRLSTPRKRIAAGSVGIAERQTAAYPVVSPGGWNLIGRTPCRLFGRDIEGYSLLQPGDRVRFVPIERAEFIRLGGDDSPLEASQ from the coding sequence ATGAAGTCGCCCAACGCCCGGCTGGAAGTCGCCGGCATCGACAGCCTGATCCTGCGCCTGTTCGACCATATCGATGAAGCCAACATGCCGTGGATGCTGGCAGCGCGCACGCGCCTGCAGGAGGCATTCGGCAGTGCCCTGCTGGACCTGGTGCCCTCCTACACCACGCTGCTGCTGCATTACGACCTGTGCCAGCTCGACAGCCATCAGGCGCGGACGAAGGTCGCCGAGGCGCTCGATGGCTTGCAGCCTGCCGATCTGCACGGCGGCCGCGAGCACCAGTTGCCCACCTGGTACGACCGCAGCGTCGGCCCGGAGCTGCAACTGCTGGCGCGCCGCAGCGGGCTGAGCGAAGCCGAAGTGATCGCCCGGCACAGCGGCCACGCCTATCAGGTATTCGCCCTGGGCTTCGCCCCCGGCTTCGCCTTCATGGGCCTGGTCGAGGAAATCCTCGCCGCGCCACGCCTGAGCACGCCGCGCAAGCGCATCGCCGCCGGCAGCGTCGGTATCGCCGAACGGCAGACGGCCGCGTACCCGGTGGTATCCCCCGGCGGCTGGAACCTGATCGGCCGCACGCCCTGCCGCCTGTTCGGCCGCGATATCGAAGGCTACAGCCTGCTGCAACCGGGGGACCGGGTCCGCTTCGTGCCCATCGAGCGCGCCGAATTCATCCGTCTGGGCGGCGACGATAGCCCGCTGGAGGCCAGCCAATGA
- a CDS encoding 5-oxoprolinase subunit C family protein, with product MSTIDGGLRVLRSSPFIQLQDGGRFGVRHLGVTQCGALDWIAHRWANWLLGNPLTAAVVEITLGNAEFECCRDATLALTGGDLGARLDDQPLSPWHSFEVRQGQRLSFAQPRQGARAYLAAPGGFQAPVVLGSCASMLREGLGGLHGDGRAIAVGDALGWSGNVDAARQMPAEFIPEYQATPRLQLVLGAQIGDFRGQSLFDAFNSEWLIDQRADRMGIRLNGPQLQCQRGSMISEGIPLGAVQVPPDGQPIILLNDRQTIGGYPRLGALTPQAVARLAQCLPGQTLHLTPTTQDSAQLAQRRLLAQWQ from the coding sequence ATGAGCACTATCGATGGCGGCCTGCGTGTATTGCGCAGCAGCCCTTTCATTCAATTGCAGGATGGTGGCCGCTTCGGTGTTCGCCATCTTGGCGTAACCCAGTGCGGCGCTCTGGACTGGATCGCCCATCGCTGGGCCAACTGGCTGCTGGGTAACCCGCTGACTGCCGCCGTGGTGGAGATCACCCTGGGCAACGCCGAGTTCGAATGCTGCCGTGACGCCACACTGGCGCTGACCGGCGGCGACCTTGGTGCGCGGCTGGACGATCAACCGCTGTCTCCCTGGCACAGCTTCGAGGTGCGCCAGGGCCAGCGGCTGAGCTTTGCCCAGCCGCGCCAGGGCGCGCGTGCCTACCTGGCTGCGCCGGGTGGATTCCAGGCGCCAGTGGTGCTCGGCAGCTGCGCCAGCATGCTGCGTGAAGGCCTAGGGGGTCTGCACGGCGATGGCCGCGCAATCGCTGTCGGCGATGCTCTGGGCTGGAGTGGCAATGTCGATGCAGCGCGGCAGATGCCTGCCGAGTTCATTCCCGAGTATCAGGCCACACCCCGTCTGCAGTTGGTGCTGGGCGCACAGATTGGCGATTTTCGCGGACAGAGCCTGTTCGATGCTTTCAACAGTGAGTGGCTGATCGACCAGCGTGCCGACCGCATGGGTATCCGCCTTAACGGTCCACAACTGCAATGCCAGCGTGGCTCGATGATTTCCGAGGGCATTCCCCTCGGGGCCGTGCAGGTGCCACCAGATGGCCAGCCGATCATCCTGCTCAACGACCGCCAGACCATCGGCGGCTACCCGCGCCTGGGCGCGCTGACGCCGCAGGCCGTGGCTCGGCTGGCGCAATGCCTGCCGGGCCAGACGCTGCACCTGACGCCTACCACGCAGGACAGTGCACAGCTGGCTCAGCGCCGATTACTGGCGCAGTGGCAATAG
- a CDS encoding AAA family ATPase encodes MEHREALVALRQFLSTQILGQEKLIERLLIALLADGHLLVEGAPGLAKTKAIKELAEGIEGEFHRIQFTPDLLPADITGTEIYRPETGSFVFQQGPIFHNLVLADEINRAPAKVQSALLEAMAERQVSVGRSTYDLSPLFLVMATQNPIEQEGTYPLPEAQLDRFLMHVKIGFPDAAVERKILAQARGDALNGEVKPEHRVSQQAVFAARKEILGLYMADAVEEYLVQLVMASRTPAKFDAELADWIAYGASPRGSIALDRCARAHAWLAGRDFVSPEDIQAVLFDVLRHRIILSFEAEASGVDQDRVIQRILDVVAVA; translated from the coding sequence ATGGAACACCGTGAAGCGCTAGTCGCGTTACGCCAATTTCTCTCCACCCAGATTCTCGGCCAGGAAAAGCTCATCGAGCGCCTGCTGATCGCCCTGCTCGCCGACGGCCACCTGCTGGTCGAAGGCGCCCCCGGGCTGGCCAAGACCAAGGCGATCAAGGAGTTGGCCGAAGGTATCGAGGGCGAGTTCCATCGCATCCAGTTCACCCCTGACCTGCTACCTGCGGACATTACCGGCACTGAAATCTACCGTCCGGAAACCGGCAGCTTCGTGTTCCAGCAGGGGCCGATCTTCCACAACCTGGTGCTGGCCGACGAGATCAACCGCGCACCGGCCAAAGTGCAATCGGCACTGCTCGAGGCCATGGCCGAGCGCCAGGTCTCGGTCGGCCGCTCGACCTATGACCTGTCGCCGCTGTTTCTGGTCATGGCCACGCAGAACCCCATCGAGCAGGAAGGCACCTATCCGCTGCCCGAGGCCCAGCTCGACCGCTTCCTGATGCACGTGAAGATCGGTTTTCCTGACGCGGCGGTGGAGCGCAAGATCCTCGCCCAGGCCCGGGGCGATGCGCTCAATGGCGAGGTCAAACCCGAGCACCGGGTCAGCCAGCAGGCGGTGTTCGCCGCACGCAAGGAAATCCTCGGCCTGTACATGGCCGATGCGGTGGAGGAATACCTGGTGCAACTGGTGATGGCCAGCCGCACCCCGGCCAAGTTCGACGCCGAGCTGGCCGACTGGATCGCCTACGGCGCCAGCCCGCGCGGCTCCATCGCCCTCGACCGCTGCGCGCGTGCCCATGCCTGGCTGGCCGGACGCGACTTCGTCAGCCCGGAAGACATCCAGGCGGTGCTGTTCGACGTGCTGCGCCACCGCATCATCCTGTCCTTCGAGGCCGAAGCCTCGGGCGTCGATCAGGATCGCGTGATCCAGCGTATCCTCGACGTGGTGGCGGTGGCCTGA
- a CDS encoding DUF58 domain-containing protein encodes MSSQPLSPGIHITLGELIDMRHKVHEVPLFSTPARRSPLTGLHHSKLRGRGVDFDQVRVYQPGDDVRTIDWRVTARTQEPHTKLFHEERERPIFIISEQSQRLFFGSGLCFKSVLAARAAALIGWAALGHNDRIGGLVFADNEHHEVKPRRSKQSLLQLLNLLARANQVLGPESQASASRDNFGLALRRAREVLRPGSLVIVLCDERALSDNAEQQLTLLARHTDLLLLPLSDPLDHALPAAGLLRFTQGGAQLELDSHNGDLRQAYRAQAQAREARWQRLAQKLGVPLLPLSTQLELVDQLQEQLSSLHARRSL; translated from the coding sequence ATGTCCAGCCAGCCCCTGTCACCCGGCATCCATATCACCCTCGGCGAACTCATTGACATGCGCCACAAGGTGCATGAAGTGCCGCTGTTCTCCACCCCGGCGCGGCGCAGCCCGCTGACGGGCCTGCATCACTCCAAGCTGCGCGGCCGTGGTGTGGACTTCGACCAAGTGCGCGTCTACCAGCCGGGCGACGACGTGCGCACCATCGACTGGCGCGTCACCGCGCGCACCCAGGAGCCGCACACCAAACTGTTCCATGAGGAGCGCGAGCGTCCCATCTTCATCATCAGCGAGCAAAGCCAGCGCCTGTTCTTCGGCTCCGGTCTGTGCTTCAAGTCGGTGCTGGCCGCACGCGCCGCGGCGCTGATCGGCTGGGCGGCGCTGGGCCACAATGACCGTATTGGCGGCCTGGTATTCGCCGACAACGAACATCATGAAGTCAAGCCACGGCGCAGCAAGCAGAGCCTGCTGCAGTTGCTCAACCTGCTGGCCCGCGCCAACCAGGTGCTCGGCCCGGAGAGCCAGGCCAGCGCCAGCCGCGACAACTTCGGCCTGGCCTTGCGTCGCGCCCGCGAAGTGCTGCGTCCGGGCAGCCTGGTGATCGTGCTGTGCGACGAGCGCGCCCTCAGCGACAACGCCGAACAGCAACTCACCCTGCTCGCGCGCCACACCGATCTGTTGCTGCTGCCGCTGTCCGATCCACTCGATCACGCACTGCCAGCGGCTGGCCTGCTGCGCTTTACCCAGGGTGGCGCACAGCTGGAACTCGACAGCCATAACGGCGATTTACGCCAGGCTTATCGCGCCCAGGCGCAGGCCCGCGAGGCGCGCTGGCAGCGCCTGGCGCAGAAGCTCGGCGTGCCTCTGCTACCGTTGAGCACGCAGCTCGAACTGGTCGACCAGTTGCAGGAACAACTCAGCAGCCTGCACGCGAGAAGATCCCTATGA
- a CDS encoding DUF4381 domain-containing protein has product MNPIDQLQPLIDPPPVPWWPPAPGWWLLAVLLPLLGWALWRLLRNWRRRPPKATMEQVLDPLRQAALDELATLQKPYDGAPAGPWLQQLNALLKRLCRERYPDSASHTLSSRAWLAFLDNRCPAAGLTRWMILVDGSYRPQCTLSDKAIAELDQAIATWIRKHV; this is encoded by the coding sequence ATGAATCCCATCGACCAGTTGCAGCCGCTGATCGACCCACCACCCGTGCCCTGGTGGCCGCCGGCGCCGGGCTGGTGGTTACTGGCCGTGCTGCTGCCACTGCTGGGTTGGGCGCTGTGGCGCTTGCTGCGCAACTGGCGGCGGCGCCCGCCCAAGGCGACCATGGAGCAGGTGCTCGACCCACTGCGCCAGGCAGCGCTCGACGAGCTGGCCACCTTGCAAAAACCCTATGACGGCGCACCTGCCGGCCCCTGGCTGCAGCAGCTCAATGCCCTGCTCAAGCGCCTGTGCCGCGAACGCTACCCGGACAGTGCCAGCCACACTCTGAGCAGCCGCGCCTGGCTGGCGTTTCTCGACAACCGTTGCCCGGCAGCCGGCCTCACACGCTGGATGATCCTCGTCGACGGCAGCTACAGGCCGCAGTGCACGCTGAGCGACAAAGCCATCGCGGAACTCGATCAGGCCATCGCCACCTGGATTCGCAAGCATGTTTGA
- a CDS encoding vWA domain-containing protein, giving the protein MFEFAWPWVFLLAPLPWLLRLLLPAADSGDAALRVGFLDELQALSGRRARAALPSWRQQAPLVLLWCLLLCAAARPQWVGEPLPLPASGRDLLLAVDVSGSMDYADMQWDDEPISRLELVKRLLGDFIEGRRSDRVGLILFGSQAYLQAPLTFDRHTVRTWLDEALIGIAGKNTAIGDAIGLAVKRLRQRPAQSRVLVLITDGANNGGEIDPMVAAQLAADEGVRIYTIGIGADPQQSGAFGSFGFSALDLDETSLRAISDTTGGEYFRARNQAELQQIELTLDRLEPVAQQPSLARPAQALYAWPLTLALLGSLLLVGQVLWPDLLLRLRRRT; this is encoded by the coding sequence ATGTTTGAGTTCGCCTGGCCCTGGGTCTTTCTGCTCGCACCGCTGCCCTGGCTGCTACGTCTACTGCTGCCCGCGGCCGACAGCGGCGATGCGGCGCTGCGGGTTGGCTTTCTGGACGAACTGCAGGCCCTGAGTGGTCGCCGCGCCCGTGCGGCCCTGCCCAGTTGGCGCCAGCAAGCGCCACTGGTGTTGCTCTGGTGCCTGCTGCTGTGCGCCGCGGCGCGGCCGCAATGGGTCGGCGAGCCGTTGCCGCTGCCAGCCAGCGGCCGCGATTTGCTACTCGCGGTAGACGTCTCCGGCTCCATGGATTACGCCGACATGCAGTGGGACGACGAGCCAATCAGTCGCCTGGAGCTGGTCAAGCGCCTGCTCGGCGACTTCATCGAAGGTCGCCGTAGTGATCGTGTCGGCCTGATCCTGTTCGGTAGCCAGGCCTATCTGCAGGCGCCGCTTACGTTCGACCGTCACACGGTGCGCACCTGGCTGGACGAGGCATTGATCGGCATCGCTGGCAAGAACACCGCCATCGGCGACGCCATCGGCCTGGCAGTCAAGCGCCTGCGCCAACGTCCGGCGCAAAGCCGGGTGCTGGTACTGATTACCGATGGCGCCAACAACGGTGGCGAAATCGATCCGATGGTCGCGGCGCAACTGGCCGCCGATGAAGGTGTGCGCATCTACACCATCGGCATTGGCGCTGACCCACAACAAAGCGGCGCGTTCGGCAGCTTCGGCTTCAGCGCGCTGGACCTGGACGAGACCAGCCTGCGCGCGATCAGCGACACCACCGGCGGCGAGTATTTCCGCGCACGCAATCAGGCTGAGTTACAGCAGATCGAGCTGACCCTCGATCGCCTTGAGCCGGTCGCCCAGCAACCCTCTCTCGCCCGCCCTGCCCAGGCGCTCTATGCCTGGCCACTGACGCTGGCGTTGCTGGGCTCGCTGCTGCTGGTTGGCCAGGTGCTCTGGCCTGACTTGCTGCTGCGGCTAAGGAGACGGACATGA